A section of the Gallus gallus isolate bGalGal1 chromosome 4, bGalGal1.mat.broiler.GRCg7b, whole genome shotgun sequence genome encodes:
- the TEX11 gene encoding testis-expressed protein 11 isoform X6: MRYFLAVRFVACRLVYLCEGSDPPEGTIRRQILMSMKTAKGWIDIGKADLADGFLEIAMNSIEKLYAKLRKEGDGEADIHVCKADVEKDLFKVLSYQAESAVAQGDFQKAMQCVQRCKDMLVRLPRETRYLAILCYNFGVETYDCKKYEQSSFWLSQSYDIGKMDMKYSIGKEMQAKVLRLLATAYFEWDCSLYLDKALKAINLANEENLHPAGFFLKVKILLKSGASDEGISSAVAEFQHHEMSLDFCLNTAKLLLEHGRESVGFDFLKSVAERFEASPDFGKVTLLYIEFLLQNKRELLAKQKVEEIIIGHYTGKQLLPETLNRLHIILWDTAAKHYEAKSYSEALHWYNYSVSFYTPGQIDQNLAKLQRNMASCYLHLKQIDKAKEAVKEAERCDPNSIFTQFSVYKIAVMENDTDKAVEAIIEMGKLAEKQSQHEDKLIVDESTSTNLLSLAAHIALENDQQVVAIRALEHLSEHSQDCQQVFAALKCLVRLTLSKVEKEEKRDNDIKSMLTYLTLAHQRLAEPFTEENLTRDIRTSEAHWFRKVVFVSLLAWNLAVQLKDCPEKMRDFFVLSFKLSQFCPSDKAVLIAQKTCLLMAAAIDLELGRQEVTPSEQVEFWNQALQHLQACKEIWKVLKLTGDFSKDPTDTLLLLYEFEARSKLNDPTLNNFMESVWEQPHEIKTLEIVASLAMEPPARYPVLCKKALKSALNLYRKETTTDAVKFSKCLHSLINLSLPTGVTDLDACVLQEVWGYFEDALSVVSSTDSYPEMEILWLMTRAWNTGIFQYTVGKYQEAEQWCGLGMRFLNHLGSLKRSYEGHMIGLYSEVLDKLDRVKEFLPNEE, translated from the exons ATGCGTTACTTTCTTGCAGTGAGATTTGTTGCTTGTAGGCTGGTGTACCTTTGTGAAGGCAGTGATCCTCCAGAGGGAACCATTCGGAGGCAGATTTTG ATGTCAATGAAAACTGCTAAAGGGTGGATAGATATTGGTAAAGCTGATCTTGCTGATGGATTCCTAGAGATTGCCATGAAT agcaTAGAAAAACTGTATGCAAAGTTACGCAAGGAGGGAGATGGTGAAGCAGATATTCATGTGTGCAAAGCTGATGTGGAGAAGGACCTCTTCAAAGTGCTCTCTTATCAGGCTGAATCA GCAGTTGCTCAGGGGgattttcagaaagcaatgcAATGTGTGCAGCGCTGCAAGGACATGTTGGTGAGGTTGCCAAGAGAG ACCCGTTACCTGGCAATCCTCTGTTATAACTTTGGAGTGGAAACCTATGACTGTAAGAAGTATGAACAGAGCTCCTTTTGGCTCAG CCAGAGTTATGACATTGGGAAGATGGATATGAAGTATTCTATTGGGAAAGAAATGCAG GCGAAAGTGCTGCGATTGTTAGCTACAGCCTATTTCGAGTGGGATTGCAGTCTGTATCTTGACAAGGCACTGAAGGCTATAAACTTGGCAAACGAG GAGAATTTGCATCCAGCAGGGTTTTTTCTGAAAGTTAAAATTCTTCTTAAAAGTGGAGCATCAGATGAAGGCATCAGCTCAG CTGTTGCAGAATTCCAGCACCATGAGATGTCTTTAGACTTTTGTTTGAATACTGCCAAACTGCTGCTGGAGCATGGAAG GGAATCAGTTGGCTTtgattttctgaaatctgttgCTGAACGATTTGAAGCTTCACCTGACTTTGGAAAAGTCACCCTGCTCTACATCGAGTTCTTGCTGCAGAATAAGAGGGAGCTGCTTGCTAAGCAAAAGGTTGAAGAAATTATTATAG GTCACTATACTGGGAAACAGCTGTTGCCTGAAACCTTGAACCGACTGCACATCATCTTGTGGGACACAGCTGCCAAACATTATGAG GCAAAAAGCTATTCTGAAGCTCTTCACTGGTACAACTATTCTGTCAGCTTCTATACACCTGGGCAGATAGATCAGAATCTGGCTAAGTTGCAGAGAAATATGGCTTCTTGCTATCTTCATCTGAAACAAATTGACAAg GCTAAAGAGGCAGttaaagaagcagaaaggtGTGATCCAAACAGCATCTTTACTCAGTTCAGTGTCTATAAGATTGCAGTGATGGAGAATGATACTGATAAAG CTGTGGAAGCAATTATTGAAATGGGAAAGCTAGCAGAGAAGCAATCTCAACATGAAGACAAGCTGATAGTGGATGAGAGTACAAGCACCAACCTCCTGAGTTTAGCTGCCCACATTGCTTTAGAG aatgatcAACAAGTTGTGGCTATCAGAGCTTTGGAGCACCTGTCTGAACATTCACAAGACTGCCAACAAGTATTTGCAGCTTTAAA ATGTTTGGTTCGTCTTACGTTGTCGaaagtagaaaaagaagagaaaag aGATAACGACATCAAGTCAATGCTGACTTATTTGACCCTGg CTCACCAGAGACTTGCTGAGCCTTTCACAGAAGAGAATTTGACAAGAGACATAAGGACTTCAGAAGCCCACTGGTTTAGAAAAGTTG TTTTTGTGTCTCTGTTAGCTTGGAACTTAGCTGTACAGCTCAAGGACTGCCCTGAAAAgatgagggatttttttgtacTGTCTTTCAAG TTGTCCCAGTTTTGTCCTTCTGACAAAGCTGTTCTAATTGCTCAGAAGACATGCTTGTTAATGGCAGCTGCAATTGATCTGGAGCTGGGGAGACAAGAAGTAACACCTTCTGAGCAG GTGGAGTTTTGGAATCAGGCTCTCCAACATCTCCAGGCATGCAAAGAGATATGGAAAGTTCTGAAATTAACGG GAGATTTTTCTAAAGACCCAACAGACACTTTGTTGCTGCTCTATGAATTTGAAGCAAGATCCAAGCTTAATGATCCAACACTCAATAACTTCATGGAGTCGGTATGGGAGCAACCACACGAGATCAAGACGCTAGAAATAGTTGCAT catTAGCAATGGAACCTCCAGCTCGGTATCCTGTGCTGTGTAAGAAAGCTCTGAAGAGTGCACTAAacctttacagaaaggaaactACCACTGATGCTGTGAAATTTAG CAAATGCTTGCATAGTTTGATTAATCTTTCTTTGCCAACCGGAGTGACAGACTTGGATGCCTGTGTACTGCAGGAGGTGTGGGGCTACTTTGAGGATGCTCTGAGTGTAGTCAGCAGCACA GATAGTTACCCAGAGATGGAGATCCTTTGGTTGATGACAAGAGCCTGGAACACAGGAATATTTCAGTATACTGTTGGTAAATAtcaggaagcagagcagtggtGCGGATTAGGAATGCGTTTCCTCAATCATTTAGGATCCCTGAAGAGAAGCTATGAGGGCCAT ATGATTGGTCTTTATAGTGAGGTTCTGGACAAATTGGACAGagtaaaagagtttcttccaAATGAAGAATAA
- the TEX11 gene encoding testis-expressed protein 11 isoform X10, translating into MSMKTAKGWIDIGKADLADGFLEIAMNSIEKLYAKLRKEGDGEADIHVCKADVEKDLFKVLSYQAESAVAQGDFQKAMQCVQRCKDMLVRLPRETRYLAILCYNFGVETYDCKKYEQSSFWLSQSYDIGKMDMKYSIGKEMQAKVLRLLATAYFEWDCSLYLDKALKAINLANEENLHPAGFFLKVKILLKSGASDEGISSAVAEFQHHEMSLDFCLNTAKLLLEHGRESVGFDFLKSVAERFEASPDFGKVTLLYIEFLLQNKRELLAKQKVEEIIIGHYTGKQLLPETLNRLHIILWDTAAKHYEAKSYSEALHWYNYSVSFYTPGQIDQNLAKLQRNMASCYLHLKQIDKAKEAVKEAERCDPNSIFTQFSVYKIAVMENDTDKAVEAIIEMGKLAEKQSQHEDKLIVDESTSTNLLSLAAHIALENDQQVVAIRALEHLSEHSQDCQQVFAALKCLVRLTLSKVEKEEKRDNDIKSMLTYLTLAHQRLAEPFTEENLTRDIRTSEAHWFRKVVFVSLLAWNLAVQLKDCPEKMRDFFVLSFKLSQFCPSDKAVLIAQKTCLLMAAAIDLELGRQEVTPSEQVEFWNQALQHLQACKEIWKVLKLTGDFSKDPTDTLLLLYEFEARSKLNDPTLNNFMESVWEQPHEIKTLEIVASLAMEPPARYPVLCKKALKSALNLYRKETTTDAVKFSKCLHSLINLSLPTGVTDLDACVLQEVWGYFEDALSVVSSTDSYPEMEILWLMTRAWNTGIFQYTVGKYQEAEQWCGLGMRFLNHLGSLKRSYEGHMIGLYSEVLDKLDRVKEFLPNEE; encoded by the exons ATGTCAATGAAAACTGCTAAAGGGTGGATAGATATTGGTAAAGCTGATCTTGCTGATGGATTCCTAGAGATTGCCATGAAT agcaTAGAAAAACTGTATGCAAAGTTACGCAAGGAGGGAGATGGTGAAGCAGATATTCATGTGTGCAAAGCTGATGTGGAGAAGGACCTCTTCAAAGTGCTCTCTTATCAGGCTGAATCA GCAGTTGCTCAGGGGgattttcagaaagcaatgcAATGTGTGCAGCGCTGCAAGGACATGTTGGTGAGGTTGCCAAGAGAG ACCCGTTACCTGGCAATCCTCTGTTATAACTTTGGAGTGGAAACCTATGACTGTAAGAAGTATGAACAGAGCTCCTTTTGGCTCAG CCAGAGTTATGACATTGGGAAGATGGATATGAAGTATTCTATTGGGAAAGAAATGCAG GCGAAAGTGCTGCGATTGTTAGCTACAGCCTATTTCGAGTGGGATTGCAGTCTGTATCTTGACAAGGCACTGAAGGCTATAAACTTGGCAAACGAG GAGAATTTGCATCCAGCAGGGTTTTTTCTGAAAGTTAAAATTCTTCTTAAAAGTGGAGCATCAGATGAAGGCATCAGCTCAG CTGTTGCAGAATTCCAGCACCATGAGATGTCTTTAGACTTTTGTTTGAATACTGCCAAACTGCTGCTGGAGCATGGAAG GGAATCAGTTGGCTTtgattttctgaaatctgttgCTGAACGATTTGAAGCTTCACCTGACTTTGGAAAAGTCACCCTGCTCTACATCGAGTTCTTGCTGCAGAATAAGAGGGAGCTGCTTGCTAAGCAAAAGGTTGAAGAAATTATTATAG GTCACTATACTGGGAAACAGCTGTTGCCTGAAACCTTGAACCGACTGCACATCATCTTGTGGGACACAGCTGCCAAACATTATGAG GCAAAAAGCTATTCTGAAGCTCTTCACTGGTACAACTATTCTGTCAGCTTCTATACACCTGGGCAGATAGATCAGAATCTGGCTAAGTTGCAGAGAAATATGGCTTCTTGCTATCTTCATCTGAAACAAATTGACAAg GCTAAAGAGGCAGttaaagaagcagaaaggtGTGATCCAAACAGCATCTTTACTCAGTTCAGTGTCTATAAGATTGCAGTGATGGAGAATGATACTGATAAAG CTGTGGAAGCAATTATTGAAATGGGAAAGCTAGCAGAGAAGCAATCTCAACATGAAGACAAGCTGATAGTGGATGAGAGTACAAGCACCAACCTCCTGAGTTTAGCTGCCCACATTGCTTTAGAG aatgatcAACAAGTTGTGGCTATCAGAGCTTTGGAGCACCTGTCTGAACATTCACAAGACTGCCAACAAGTATTTGCAGCTTTAAA ATGTTTGGTTCGTCTTACGTTGTCGaaagtagaaaaagaagagaaaag aGATAACGACATCAAGTCAATGCTGACTTATTTGACCCTGg CTCACCAGAGACTTGCTGAGCCTTTCACAGAAGAGAATTTGACAAGAGACATAAGGACTTCAGAAGCCCACTGGTTTAGAAAAGTTG TTTTTGTGTCTCTGTTAGCTTGGAACTTAGCTGTACAGCTCAAGGACTGCCCTGAAAAgatgagggatttttttgtacTGTCTTTCAAG TTGTCCCAGTTTTGTCCTTCTGACAAAGCTGTTCTAATTGCTCAGAAGACATGCTTGTTAATGGCAGCTGCAATTGATCTGGAGCTGGGGAGACAAGAAGTAACACCTTCTGAGCAG GTGGAGTTTTGGAATCAGGCTCTCCAACATCTCCAGGCATGCAAAGAGATATGGAAAGTTCTGAAATTAACGG GAGATTTTTCTAAAGACCCAACAGACACTTTGTTGCTGCTCTATGAATTTGAAGCAAGATCCAAGCTTAATGATCCAACACTCAATAACTTCATGGAGTCGGTATGGGAGCAACCACACGAGATCAAGACGCTAGAAATAGTTGCAT catTAGCAATGGAACCTCCAGCTCGGTATCCTGTGCTGTGTAAGAAAGCTCTGAAGAGTGCACTAAacctttacagaaaggaaactACCACTGATGCTGTGAAATTTAG CAAATGCTTGCATAGTTTGATTAATCTTTCTTTGCCAACCGGAGTGACAGACTTGGATGCCTGTGTACTGCAGGAGGTGTGGGGCTACTTTGAGGATGCTCTGAGTGTAGTCAGCAGCACA GATAGTTACCCAGAGATGGAGATCCTTTGGTTGATGACAAGAGCCTGGAACACAGGAATATTTCAGTATACTGTTGGTAAATAtcaggaagcagagcagtggtGCGGATTAGGAATGCGTTTCCTCAATCATTTAGGATCCCTGAAGAGAAGCTATGAGGGCCAT ATGATTGGTCTTTATAGTGAGGTTCTGGACAAATTGGACAGagtaaaagagtttcttccaAATGAAGAATAA